Genomic segment of Ferviditalea candida:
GCGGATGTTTTCTTCCAGCGGATAGTGAGAACCATCGAACATGACCGATGAAAAACCGGCCCGAATACATTTCATGGCCACTTCAAAGCTGCTTCCATGATCCAAATGCAGCGCGATAGGGAGTCCCGATTTCCGGGCTGCGGCTTGCGCCAAAGCAACGGTGAATTCGATTCCCATATATTTCAACGCGCCTTCGCTCACCCCGAAGATAAACGGCGACTTTTCCTCAATGGCCGCCTCCATGATCGCCTGCGCAAATTCCAGATTGTTCATGTTGAATTGGCCAACGGCAAATTTGTTTGCTTTTGCCTTTGGCAAAAACTCGTTCATTGAAACCAACGGCATGATTTCTTCCTCCTATGTACAAAATCCTGCTGAACTCACTCTGCCATATTATATCATACAACTAGAAGGAAAAGTAAAGAGGTTAAACGGATGGGCAAATCCCCATTACCAACGGAATCTTTTAACGATAATATCGAGAGCCTGAGATTGTTTGGTCAGGGTCCGTGCGTCATCCGACAACTTGGTTACGGTATCGGCTTGCTGCTCAACGGCTGAGGCCGTTTGGGAAGCCGACTCGGTAAAATCGTGGGCTATATTGGACAGCTCATTCATGATGCCCGAAAGCTCATGGAAATCCGCCTGAAGCTTCGTCGCCATACCGTGATTTTGCGTGATTTGCTGTCTCGTTTCGTTCACGATATGGTTTAACTTGACGATGGAAGCTTCCGCCACGCCGGCCACTCCGACTCCTTCTCTAATAAAATCGGCGCTTTCTTGAACCGTATGCACAGCGTTCAAGGCTTCCCTCTCGACACCTTGCAGCATATTCAGCACATTCGCCGCAAATTTCGAGGTCGTTTCCGAAAGCTTGCGGACCTCAGAAGCCACCACAGCGAAGCCCCTGCCGCTTTCGCCTGCTCGCGCGGCCTCAATCGAAGCGTTCAAAGCAAGCAAATCGGTCTGTCTGGCAATATCGGTAATGGATGAGACCTGATCGACAATTTGGTGGGTTACCGCGGCAAGGTGGTTGATTGTCGCGGAGGTGTTTTCCACGGTGTTTTGGATTTGCCGCATTTTTTCTTGCGAGTTTTTGACCGCTTCCGTACCGATCCTCGCCGTTTCCGCAGACTCACCGCTCAGCTTGAGCGCCGATGAAACATTCGCCTGCATGGTATTCACATCGTTCAGCACTTCATCTATTTTGGCCTTGGATTCTTCCAGAGAGGCCAACTGCTGCTCCGTTCCCGTTTGAAACTGCTGCATCATTGCCGAAAAATCGGTGAACGCAAAAGCCAAATGCTCCGTATCAGTCGCCTGATGCTCGCTGATTCGCCGGGTTGTTTCGGATGCCGCAGCGAGTTCCGAAATGATCGATTTCAAGCCCAGGGTGACTTTATTCAATTCAAACCCGACCTGTTCAAATTTATTCCTGCCTTTGACTTCCACCATAGCGGAAAGATCGCCGGAGGAGATCTTTTTAGAGGTACTCAGCCAAGTGCTGATGCGATCCTCCAATTTGGAGTACAGGATATAACCACCGCCCATACCGACCGCAATTCCGATTGCCGCGCTGACGAGCAGATGCACCGGATCCATCCGCAGTACCAAGCCTGAAGCAAGCGTCACCAGCACCGGAACCGATCCCATGGACATCAACCATGGCTGAAGAAAAGGTTTGTGGATGATCCGGCCGAGACGCAAATTGTAGCTTTGACCGTTTCGGGTCAATATGGGACAGGAGCAGTCGATCATCACCTCCCCTGTATTCCTTACATAAAATTGGGCTAACGGTTCAAGCGTCTGAGCCGCTTTCAAGCCTACCTCATCATTGAACAAGATGCCTTCCCGCAGCCGGTTGGTGTGCAGCAATCCGTATCCTTGCCTATCGACCAAGACAAAGTATTCATCCTCGTTCAAATGAGAACTTAACATTTCGGCCAATTCGTCCTTAACTTGGTAGAAATCGTCGGTTTTTTTGATGACAGGTTCCAGCAGGTTGGCCACCTTGATCACTTTAGCCAATCCCAGCTTGGCGCTTCTGGTTTTTAACAGCTTCTCTTGATCGGACATGAAAATCAACCCCCCAAAAATTCTCTATATTTATGATTGCAGACTGCAATTCATCTGGATATCCAGACACGAAATTTCGACATATATTAAAAATTCGTAATCGTTTACACAAAATCCTTCCGATAATTCGTCAAATTGTGAAGACAAATCAATTCACAGAAAAAAACTTCTTTTCCCCAATGGTACCGGAAAAAAGAAGTTTCTCTTAAAATATAAATCCAAATGCTCTCCGCCTAGTCTCAGGAACCTACCGCAAGCCGATTCGAAGGTCCTTTGCCAAGCTGGCTGTTAACCGCCATCCGCAGCTCATCAATGTCGAAGGGTTTGGTAAAATGCATGAGAGCTCCCAACTCAGTGGCCTCTTTAATCATGTCTAATTCCCCGTAAGCCGTCATCATGATGACTTTGGTCTCGCTATCGATGTTCTTGATGTGTTTCAGGATTTCCAGCCCGTCCATTCCTGGAATTTTCATATCCAGCAGCACAATATCCGGAGCATGGTTTTTTACGATTTCAAGCGCCTGTTTGCCGTTCGAAGCCTGAAAAGTCTCATATCCTTCGCTGGAAAACACCTCAACCAGCAAAATTCGTATGCCGTTCTGATCGTCAACTATCAACACTTTGTTCTTCGTCACAACCAGTCCTCCTTCAATCCACACCAAACATTAAAAGCATCCAAATAGACCCATATTATTAAAACATTCGACAGCTCTCAAAATTTTCCTTCCGTCCCAATTAAATATTTATTAAAGTTGGATTATTTATTGGATTGAAATGCCGCTCGCACAAACTCTCGGAACAGCGGCTGCGGCCGGTTTGGACGGGAAGTGAACTCCGGATGAAACTGTACGGCCAAAAACCAAGGATGCCCCGGCAGTTCCACAATTTCCACCAGTCTGCCGTCCGGCGAAGTGCCTGAGACCTTCAGACCCGATGATTCAAGCAGTTCCCGGTATTCATTATTATACTCATAGCGATGGCGGTGCCGTTCGTAAATCAGTTCATCCTGATAGCACTGCATGGCCAATGAATCCGGGGCCAATTTGCAG
This window contains:
- a CDS encoding methyl-accepting chemotaxis protein; protein product: MSDQEKLLKTRSAKLGLAKVIKVANLLEPVIKKTDDFYQVKDELAEMLSSHLNEDEYFVLVDRQGYGLLHTNRLREGILFNDEVGLKAAQTLEPLAQFYVRNTGEVMIDCSCPILTRNGQSYNLRLGRIIHKPFLQPWLMSMGSVPVLVTLASGLVLRMDPVHLLVSAAIGIAVGMGGGYILYSKLEDRISTWLSTSKKISSGDLSAMVEVKGRNKFEQVGFELNKVTLGLKSIISELAAASETTRRISEHQATDTEHLAFAFTDFSAMMQQFQTGTEQQLASLEESKAKIDEVLNDVNTMQANVSSALKLSGESAETARIGTEAVKNSQEKMRQIQNTVENTSATINHLAAVTHQIVDQVSSITDIARQTDLLALNASIEAARAGESGRGFAVVASEVRKLSETTSKFAANVLNMLQGVEREALNAVHTVQESADFIREGVGVAGVAEASIVKLNHIVNETRQQITQNHGMATKLQADFHELSGIMNELSNIAHDFTESASQTASAVEQQADTVTKLSDDARTLTKQSQALDIIVKRFRW
- a CDS encoding response regulator; the encoded protein is MTKNKVLIVDDQNGIRILLVEVFSSEGYETFQASNGKQALEIVKNHAPDIVLLDMKIPGMDGLEILKHIKNIDSETKVIMMTAYGELDMIKEATELGALMHFTKPFDIDELRMAVNSQLGKGPSNRLAVGS